One genomic segment of Chromatiaceae bacterium includes these proteins:
- the gnd gene encoding decarboxylating 6-phosphogluconate dehydrogenase, with product MQIGMIGLGRMGASMAERLLAGGHRCVVHDRSAQAIESLESKGAVGVGSIGELVDRLDRPRVIWLMVPAAAVDGLVDGLTSKLAGGDILIDGGNSHFTADKRRATSLSKQGIHYLDVGTSGGVWGRERGYCLMIGGAAEAVDRVAPVFRTLAPGFSAPRTAGNTGEPSPPEQGWLHCGPSGAGHFVKMVHNGIEYGLMAAYAEGFNILRLAAAGRLEVSADAETAPLEEPEMYGFDIDVAQVSEVWRRGSVIASWLLDLTAQALRSDPGLERFDGRVSDSGEGRWAALAAIEIGAPAPVLTTALFGRFASRGSTDLRNRLLSAMRWQFGGHAEKGAG from the coding sequence ATGCAAATAGGCATGATCGGCCTGGGACGCATGGGGGCCAGCATGGCCGAGCGTCTGCTCGCCGGCGGACACCGATGCGTAGTACATGATCGCTCGGCACAGGCCATCGAATCGTTGGAGTCCAAAGGTGCCGTCGGCGTGGGCAGCATCGGCGAATTGGTCGACCGACTGGATAGGCCGAGGGTGATCTGGTTGATGGTGCCGGCCGCTGCGGTCGACGGCCTGGTCGATGGGCTGACCTCGAAGCTCGCCGGCGGCGACATCCTGATAGACGGTGGCAACAGTCATTTCACGGCCGACAAGCGGCGTGCCACCAGCCTGTCCAAACAGGGCATCCACTACCTCGACGTCGGCACCAGCGGTGGTGTGTGGGGACGCGAGCGCGGTTACTGCCTGATGATCGGCGGTGCCGCCGAGGCCGTGGACCGGGTGGCGCCCGTGTTTCGGACACTGGCACCGGGTTTCAGCGCACCGCGCACGGCGGGCAACACGGGTGAACCGTCACCGCCAGAACAGGGTTGGTTGCACTGTGGTCCATCGGGCGCGGGTCACTTCGTGAAGATGGTCCACAACGGGATCGAGTATGGCCTGATGGCAGCATATGCCGAGGGATTCAATATCCTCCGGCTCGCCGCTGCCGGCCGCCTGGAGGTGAGTGCCGACGCCGAAACGGCGCCGCTCGAGGAACCCGAGATGTACGGCTTCGACATCGATGTCGCGCAGGTCAGCGAGGTCTGGCGGCGCGGCAGCGTGATCGCATCCTGGCTGTTGGATCTGACCGCACAGGCACTGCGCAGTGATCCAGGGCTGGAACGTTTCGACGGGCGTGTCTCCGACTCCGGCGAAGGGCGGTGGGCCGCCCTGGCCGCCATAGAGATCGGTGCACCGGCGCCGGTATTGACGACCGCCCTGTTCGGTCGATTCGCCTCGCGCGGTTCCACCGACCTGCGGAACCGGCTGTTGTCAGCGATGCGCTGGCAATTCGGTGGGCATGCGGAAAAAGGGGCCGGATAG